From the genome of Triticum aestivum cultivar Chinese Spring chromosome 3B, IWGSC CS RefSeq v2.1, whole genome shotgun sequence, one region includes:
- the LOC123067102 gene encoding myosin-9-like yields MTDMSSPTAPWFADLFTDVRVRTLSHQVTTLGDSVWELEGKITQLICEKGKLEKQLEETKAISSHKEEVERSFKAENDKLRSEVSIAEEKCGKSEAEVERLSKELGALAEAKEGAAKEFNDERAKIWLESENLKRRLEQIQAIKDLAESENDKLRSEALIAKEKQNMSEAEIEMLKIELGGLAEAKAFDVKNAELTEELEELKRKLKEIQTNKDLVDGENDKLRSEVFTAEEKCGQSEAEVKCLKQVVGALVEAKEAAAKAFEAEKVEIMKEMDNLKRTIEEIQANKDSVESQNHELQSKILIAEQENSVFKEEVKSLKVELGAVQEAKEVYAKEFDAEKVEILKELDDLKGNLEEYQVNKDLLEAKNDKLQLEVFAAEQKQSMSEADAKSLKMELVALVEAKEAATKAFDAEKAKITKDLEVLKWKVEEIQTKKDLVEGEKDKLRLEILIAEQKHAMSELEVKRLKMDLTALAEAKEAAVKSFDAEKVKFMKEVESLKRKIEEIHASKEAAEEAGYTKDVEADRLKDELVKIRVSVSLLQASCIELDAKHSRLNDEMNSVQKALVSEKVEGNKLKLKIEELQNYIAEKDGENGKLKVALEEKKSEIDALNKDKEQLHLTVAKAHEKNKCSILSFLSPCGSK; encoded by the exons ATGACAGACATGTCGTCACCGACCGCGCCTTGGTTTGCGG ATCTCTTCACAGATGTCAGGGTGAGGACCCTGTCGCACCAGGTCACCACACTTGGGGATAGTGTGTGGGAACTGGAGGGCAAAATTACCCAGCTGATCTGCGAGAAGGGCAAGCTGGAGAAGCAACTGGAGGAGACGAAGGCGATCTCAAGCCACAAGGAAGAGGTGGAGAGAAGCTTCAAGGCTGAAAACGATAAGCTTCGGTCGGAAGTTTCGATCGCAGAGGAAAAATGTGGCAAGTCTGAAGCGGAGGTTGAGAGGCTAAGCAAGGAATTAGGCGCGCTGGCGGAGGCAAAAGAGGGTGCTGCCAAGGAATTCAACGACGAGAGAGCAAAAATCTGGCTAGAATCAGAGAATCTCAAGAGACGGTTGGAGCAAATTCAGGCTATCAAGGATTTGGCAGAGAGCGAAAATGACAAGCTTCGTTCAGAGGCTTTGATCGCAAAGGAAAAGCAAAACATGTCCGAAGCAGAGATTGAGATGCTTAAGATAGAACTGGGTGGGTTGGCGGAGGCCAAGGCATTTGATGTAAAAAATGCAGAACTCACCGAGGAATTAGAGGAACTCAAGAGGAAGCTGAAGGAAATCCAAACAAATAAGGATTTAGTGGATGGAGAAAATGATAAGCTTCGGTCTGAGGTTTTCACAGCGGAGGAGAAATGTGGGCAGTCTGAAGCAGAGGTTAAGTGCCTTAAACAAGTAGTGGGTGCATTGGTGGAGGCGAAGGAGGCAGCGGCAAAGGCATTTGAAGCCGAGAAGGTAGAAATcatgaaggaaatggacaatctgaaGAGGACAATAGAGGAAATCCAGGCCAACAAGGATTCAGTGGAGAGTCAAAACCATGAGCTCCAGTCAAAGATTTTGATTGCAGAGCAGGAGAATAGTGTATTTAAAGAAGAGGTTAAGAGCCTCAAGGTCGAATTGGGTGCAGTACAGGAGGCCAAGGAGGTTTATGCCAAGGAGTTTGATGCTGAGAAGGTTGAAATCCTCAAGGAACTGGATGATCTTAAGGGGAATCTGGAGGAATACCAGGTCAACAAGGATTTGTTGGAGGCTAAAAATGATAAGCTTCAGTTGGAGGTTTTTGCTGCAGAGCAAAAGCAAAGCATGTCTGAAGCAGATGCTAAGAGCCTTAAGATGGAACTGGTTGCATTAGTGGAGGCAAAGGAGGCGGCTACAAAAGCATTTGACGCCGAGAAAGCAAAAATCACGAAGGATTTGGAGGTTCTTAAGTGGAAGGTGGAGGAAATCCAAACCAAGAAGGATTTGGTGGAGGGTGAAAAGGATAAGCTTCGTTTGGAGATTTTAATAGCAGAGCAAAAACATGCCATGTCTGAATTAGAGGTCAAACGCCTCAAGATGGACTTGACTGCATTGGCGGAGGCGAAGGAGGCAGCTGTGAAGTCATTTGACGCCGAGAAGGTCAAATTCATGAAGGAGGTAGAGAGCCTCAAGAGGAAGATAGAGGAAATCCACGCCAGCAAGGAAGCAGCTGAGGAAGCAGGGTACACCAAAGATGTCGAGGCAGATAGGCTGAAGGATGAGTTGGTGAAGATTCGCGTTTCTGTCTCACTGCTGCAAGCATCCTGTATTGAACTTGACGCGAAGCATTCACGCCTGAATGATGAGATGAATTCAGTCCAGAAAGCACTAGTGTCTGAGAAGGTTGAAGGTAACAAGCTGAAGCTAAAAATTGAGGAGCTCCAGAATTACATTGCTGAAAAGGATGGTGAGAATGGGAAACTAAAGGTGGCATTGGAGGAAAAGAAGAGTGAGATTGATGCCCTTAACAAAGACAAGGAGCAGCTACATCTCACAGTTGCTAAGGCACATGAGAAGAATAAATGTAGCATTTTATCATTCTTATCACCGTGCGGCTCCAAATAA
- the LOC123068130 gene encoding cingulin encodes MSYYRRSYWSENSRLSNEKRELERQLAEKTRTAQVSSTQVLTLGHKVRELERQNTGLSGELSKQTEDTRKAGLLFMNAADRYQEEAKKQIRAKAEELENTRKAGLMLMNTADTYQEAAMKQIKEKSGELEDARKAVLALMKAADAYQEEAKKKIKDKVQELKVMGAQKAELDARVESLESRLKAALAKNLELEDDYGKVKAENDNLRLEVEKDASAKAFDAEKEEILTELEDLKMKVEVTQANKDLMEGENDKLQLNAFTGI; translated from the exons ATGTCGTATTATCGTCGTTCGTATTGGTCAG AAAATTCCCGACTGTCCAACGAGAAGCGTGAACTGGAGAGGCAACTGGCGGAAAAGACGAGGACTGCTCAGGTGTCCTCGACTCAGGTCTTGACACTGGGGCACAAGGTGCGAGAGCTGGAGCGCCAAAACACCGGACTGTCCGGTGAGCTGTCCAAGCAAACGGAGGACACCCGGAAGGCGGGCCTGCTCTTCATGAATGCTGCCGATAGGTACCAAGAGGAAGCTAAGAAGCAAATTAGGGCAAAGGCAGAGGAACTGGAGAACACGAGGAAGGCAGGTCTGATGCTAATGAACACCGCTGATACATACCAAGAAGCGGCAATGAAGCAAATTAAGGAGAAGTCGGGGGAGCTGGAGGATGCGAGGAAGGCGGTTTTGGCGCTCATGAAAGCAGCAGATGCGTACCAGGAAGAAGCGAAGAAGAAAATTAAGGATAAGGTGCAGGAGCTGAAGGTCATGGGGGCACAGAAGGCAGAGCTGGATGCGAGGGTAGAATCTTTGGAGTCGAGGCTCAAGGCAGCTCTAGCAAAGAACTTGGAGTTGGAGGATGATTATGGTAAGGTGAAGGCTGAAAATGATAACCTTCGGTTAGAGGTTGAGAAAGATGCATCTGCAAAGGCATTtgatgctgagaaggaagaaatcTTGACGGAATTGGAGGACCTTAAGATGAAGGTGGAGGTAACTCAAGCCAACAAGGATTTGATGGAGGGTGAAAATGATAAACTTCAATTGAACGCTTTCACAGGAATATAG